In the Paenibacillus sp. FSL H7-0357 genome, one interval contains:
- a CDS encoding cysteine ABC transporter substrate-binding protein: MKKSLKFAVSVMAAGMLLLGLTACGNSGNNKEGAASSKFASIEELKKNDKIRIGVFADKPPFGYVDSEGKNQGFDVYIAKRFAKDLLGDESKAEFVLVDAASRVAYLESNKVDIIMANFTVTDERKEKVDFAAPYMKLSFGIVSPDSAPITSIDQLKEKGQKLIVAKGTTAETYFTKEHPEIELLKFDQYTEIFAALKDGRGAAIANDNTELIAWAKSNPGFTVSIPAFGGQDTIAPAVAKGNTELLNWINTELETLGKEQFIHQAYKETLNEVYGEGYTDDLVVEGGKI, encoded by the coding sequence ATGAAAAAGAGTTTGAAATTTGCAGTATCGGTTATGGCAGCTGGAATGCTTTTGCTGGGTTTGACCGCATGCGGCAATTCGGGGAACAACAAGGAAGGGGCCGCTTCTTCAAAGTTTGCTTCTATTGAAGAGCTTAAGAAAAACGACAAGATCCGGATCGGTGTGTTCGCCGACAAGCCGCCGTTTGGTTATGTGGACTCCGAAGGCAAAAACCAGGGGTTCGACGTTTATATCGCCAAAAGATTTGCCAAGGATTTGCTGGGGGATGAATCCAAGGCAGAGTTTGTGCTTGTGGATGCAGCCAGCCGTGTGGCCTATCTGGAATCCAATAAGGTTGATATCATTATGGCTAACTTCACAGTAACCGATGAACGCAAAGAAAAAGTGGATTTTGCCGCTCCTTACATGAAGTTGTCCTTTGGGATCGTTTCTCCTGACAGCGCGCCGATCACTTCCATTGACCAGCTGAAAGAAAAGGGCCAAAAGCTGATCGTAGCCAAAGGTACAACTGCCGAAACCTACTTCACAAAAGAACATCCGGAAATCGAGCTGCTTAAATTCGACCAGTACACAGAGATTTTTGCGGCACTTAAAGACGGACGCGGCGCAGCTATTGCCAATGATAATACGGAACTGATCGCGTGGGCTAAATCCAACCCCGGCTTTACCGTAAGCATCCCGGCTTTTGGCGGCCAGGATACGATAGCACCGGCAGTTGCCAAGGGCAATACGGAATTGCTGAACTGGATCAACACCGAACTTGAGACGCTGGGGAAAGAGCAGTTTATTCATCAGGCGTATAAAGAAACATTAAATGAAGTATATGGGGAAGGCTACACCGATGATTTGGTCGTTGAAGGCGGAAAGATCTAG
- a CDS encoding RluA family pseudouridine synthase gives MNTRRNPKEASKRGGKPGGPSQSQPKSGARNHKSGAKPGITAKAKGQAAVKSYSITEPAELLPFLLSVITNKGRNSVKSLLSRGQVSVNGKPITRHNFQLHPGQTVTIDQEKQVQAKEMTLLTIVHEDDDLIIIQKDAGLLSIATGEDNELTAYRQLMEHVRLTNPRNRIYVVHRLDRDTSGVMMFAKSEAIQQKLQNTWKETVKERSYVALVEGAVKKAEGTISSWLKETSTLKMYSSPHEGDGLHAITHYKLIQANRHFSLLEVQLETGRKNQIRVHMADIGHPIAGDKKYGAETKAVGRLGLHARVLSFVHPTSGELLTFESAIPKTFLKYTAPAPTN, from the coding sequence ATGAACACCAGACGAAATCCCAAAGAGGCAAGCAAACGGGGCGGCAAGCCCGGAGGCCCCTCCCAATCACAGCCAAAATCAGGGGCAAGAAACCATAAATCAGGCGCTAAGCCTGGCATCACTGCCAAAGCGAAGGGACAGGCTGCCGTCAAAAGCTATTCCATAACTGAGCCCGCAGAGCTGCTGCCTTTTTTGCTTAGCGTAATCACAAACAAGGGACGGAACTCCGTCAAGTCACTGCTCTCCCGCGGACAGGTCTCCGTAAACGGCAAACCGATAACCCGGCACAATTTCCAGCTGCATCCGGGTCAGACTGTAACCATAGACCAAGAGAAGCAAGTACAGGCCAAAGAGATGACCCTGCTGACCATCGTTCATGAGGACGATGATCTGATTATTATCCAGAAGGATGCAGGACTGCTGTCCATCGCCACCGGGGAAGACAATGAATTAACGGCATACCGCCAGCTGATGGAGCATGTCCGCCTCACCAATCCGCGCAACCGTATTTATGTCGTTCACCGGCTGGACCGTGATACTTCAGGCGTGATGATGTTTGCCAAGAGTGAAGCCATTCAGCAGAAGCTGCAAAATACGTGGAAGGAAACTGTAAAGGAACGTTCCTACGTGGCACTCGTGGAAGGGGCCGTCAAAAAGGCCGAAGGGACTATCAGCTCCTGGCTGAAGGAAACTTCGACCCTCAAAATGTATTCCAGTCCCCATGAAGGCGACGGGCTTCATGCCATAACTCATTACAAGCTTATTCAAGCCAACCGCCATTTCTCTCTGCTGGAGGTACAACTGGAAACCGGACGCAAAAATCAAATCCGTGTGCATATGGCTGACATCGGCCACCCTATCGCCGGTGACAAAAAATACGGCGCAGAGACTAAGGCCGTAGGCCGCCTTGGCCTTCATGCCCGCGTGCTTTCCTTCGTTCATCCGACTTCAGGAGAACTGCTGACCTTTGAAAGCGCCATTCCCAAGACGTTCCTGAAATACACAGCCCCTGCGCCAACCAACTGA
- the recQ gene encoding DNA helicase RecQ produces MKMQAPTMEQAQAELQKYYGYPDFREGQKKIVESLLEGHDTLGIMPTGGGKSICYQVPALLQPGLTLVISPLISLMKDQVDALTTAGIPAAYINSTLSGKEVNERIRAARRGELKLLYVAPERLELDWFRLEMAGLSISCVAVDEAHCVSQWGHDFRTSYLAVSPFVEELPQRPILAAFTATATPEVMEDMVRLLRLRQPGVFMTGLGRDNLAMSVLRGENKREFVLDYTATHSHQPGIVYAATRKEVDDLYQRLQASGIAAGRYHAGMNDQERAESQEGFLYDDIRVMVATNAFGMGIDKSNVRYVIHYNMPKNMEAYVQEAGRAGRDGEPSECILLFSAQDIMTQKFLIEQNPQDPERKANEYRKLQQMIDYCYTTRCLRSAQLNYFGEDHGDKPCGICSSCTDERELVDMTVDAQKIFSCIHRMRERYGVALVASVLKGSRNQKVLQYGFEQLPTHGAMSSRTEKEITESINVLISEGYLALTEGQYPVVRLQPLAAEVLRGQREVQQRVARPSRTGGASGGRDRSRSRDLSPSAVNETVFEQLRLIRRELAGREHVPSYIIFNDATLREMSVVCPQTEAEMLRVKGVGEVKYRKYGKPFLEFFQNEM; encoded by the coding sequence ATGAAGATGCAAGCACCTACTATGGAACAGGCGCAGGCTGAACTGCAAAAATATTACGGCTATCCCGACTTCCGGGAGGGCCAGAAAAAGATTGTCGAGAGCTTGCTGGAGGGTCATGATACGCTGGGCATCATGCCAACCGGAGGCGGAAAATCGATCTGCTATCAGGTTCCGGCGCTGCTGCAGCCGGGGCTGACGCTGGTCATCTCGCCTCTGATCTCGCTGATGAAGGATCAGGTGGATGCACTGACCACTGCGGGGATACCTGCTGCCTATATCAACAGCACCTTAAGCGGCAAGGAAGTGAATGAGCGCATCCGGGCTGCGCGCCGCGGCGAGCTGAAGCTGCTTTATGTTGCACCCGAGCGGCTGGAGCTGGACTGGTTCCGGTTAGAGATGGCCGGGTTATCCATCTCATGCGTGGCTGTGGATGAAGCGCACTGTGTATCCCAGTGGGGCCATGATTTCCGTACAAGCTACCTCGCGGTATCCCCTTTTGTAGAGGAACTGCCGCAGCGGCCGATTCTTGCCGCATTTACCGCGACTGCTACCCCGGAGGTCATGGAGGATATGGTCCGGCTGCTGCGTCTGCGCCAGCCGGGCGTCTTCATGACCGGGCTTGGACGGGATAATCTGGCGATGTCTGTGCTGCGCGGGGAGAACAAACGCGAATTCGTTCTGGATTATACCGCTACTCATTCTCATCAGCCGGGTATTGTATATGCGGCTACCCGCAAAGAGGTTGATGATCTCTATCAAAGACTGCAGGCGTCGGGAATCGCTGCCGGACGCTATCATGCCGGAATGAATGACCAGGAACGGGCAGAGAGCCAGGAAGGTTTCCTGTATGACGACATCCGTGTGATGGTCGCCACCAATGCCTTCGGGATGGGGATCGACAAGTCCAACGTACGTTATGTTATCCATTACAATATGCCGAAGAATATGGAAGCTTATGTTCAGGAAGCCGGACGTGCCGGACGGGATGGTGAGCCGAGTGAGTGTATCCTGCTCTTCAGCGCGCAGGACATTATGACGCAGAAATTTCTGATTGAACAGAATCCGCAGGACCCGGAGCGAAAGGCGAATGAATACCGCAAGCTGCAGCAGATGATCGATTACTGCTACACCACCCGCTGCCTGCGCAGTGCACAGCTGAATTATTTCGGTGAAGATCACGGGGACAAGCCCTGCGGCATCTGCAGCTCCTGTACGGATGAACGGGAACTGGTAGACATGACAGTGGATGCGCAGAAGATTTTCTCCTGCATCCACCGCATGCGTGAACGTTACGGTGTGGCGCTGGTTGCTTCGGTGCTCAAGGGCTCACGCAACCAGAAGGTGCTGCAATACGGCTTCGAGCAGCTGCCGACTCATGGCGCGATGTCGAGCCGTACGGAGAAAGAGATTACCGAGAGCATCAATGTGCTGATCTCGGAGGGATATCTGGCCCTGACAGAAGGCCAATATCCTGTGGTGCGGCTGCAGCCGCTGGCTGCCGAGGTACTGCGCGGCCAGCGTGAGGTGCAGCAGCGTGTGGCCCGTCCTTCACGCACCGGCGGAGCCTCCGGCGGGCGGGACCGCAGCCGGTCGCGGGATCTTTCGCCGTCGGCCGTCAATGAGACGGTCTTCGAGCAGCTGCGCCTGATCCGCCGCGAGCTGGCGGGACGCGAGCATGTCCCGTCCTATATCATTTTTAATGATGCGACCCTGCGTGAGATGAGTGTGGTTTGCCCGCAGACCGAAGCGGAGATGCTGAGGGTGAAGGGTGTCGGGGAAGTGAAGTACCGGAAATACGGCAAGCCGTTTCTGGAGTTTTTTCAAAATGAAATGTAA
- a CDS encoding B12-binding domain-containing radical SAM protein has product MRIVLATLNAKYIHTSLAIRLLKAYSEHEFEDILLAEYTIKDPVMNIVSDLFQKKPDVIGFSCYIWNIEETVKLIGILKQVMPEVTIVLGGPEVSYEPLYWMKREAGIDFVVNGDGEETFHHLLQELRDERKFHFVYGAAYRKGEELIVNPPRPKTDLNTLPTPHRFPDDLPDLSKRIVYFETSRGCPFNCQFCLSSIEVGVRYYDIERVKSDLLYLIENGAKVIKFLDRTFNINRSYAMEMFQFLIDNHQGCVFQFEITADIMRPEVLDFLAQNAPPGVFRFEIGVQSTNDETNELVKRRQNFTKLSRTVMKIKASGNIDQHLDLIAGLPMEDYSTFRKTFNDVFAMEPEELQLGFLKMLRGTGLRAQAAKYDYTYMEHAPYEILSSHVMPFSDIIRLKRLEDVLEKYWNSHRLDHTVKYLIRHVFQSPFDFFQEFGDYWEDRGWQKIGHQLEDLFTRLHAFLTDRGTDAMNIITGLMKLDYFLGHKYKPRKIWWDVLLDKADWSKHMKDIAAHPGLISPQLAEAGYSERELQKFMMLEVLPFRLETVLDSISGLRADEGLADAEANTEPNVEMSGVSGNIGEANAAAAAVAVNDRATAVAEAEAGVGGNTLLIVLYQQDDSQRAQYYTLPL; this is encoded by the coding sequence ATGAGAATCGTCCTGGCCACATTAAACGCCAAGTATATCCACACCTCGCTTGCCATCCGTCTTCTGAAGGCGTACAGCGAGCATGAATTCGAAGATATCCTTCTGGCGGAATACACTATCAAAGATCCCGTGATGAATATCGTGTCAGACCTATTCCAGAAGAAGCCCGATGTTATCGGCTTTTCCTGTTATATATGGAACATCGAGGAGACCGTCAAGCTGATTGGCATACTCAAACAGGTGATGCCGGAGGTCACTATCGTGCTAGGCGGGCCGGAGGTGTCTTACGAGCCGCTGTACTGGATGAAGCGGGAAGCCGGGATTGATTTTGTTGTAAACGGCGATGGGGAAGAGACCTTCCACCATCTGCTGCAGGAATTGCGGGATGAGCGCAAGTTCCATTTTGTATACGGTGCGGCTTACCGTAAGGGCGAAGAGCTGATTGTCAATCCGCCGCGTCCGAAGACGGATCTGAATACACTGCCGACACCGCACCGGTTTCCGGATGATCTGCCGGATCTCAGCAAGCGGATCGTTTATTTTGAGACCAGCAGGGGCTGTCCCTTCAACTGTCAATTCTGCTTGTCCAGCATTGAGGTAGGCGTACGCTATTATGATATCGAACGGGTCAAATCCGATTTGCTGTATCTGATCGAGAACGGAGCCAAGGTTATCAAGTTTCTTGACCGTACCTTTAATATCAACCGCAGCTATGCCATGGAGATGTTCCAGTTTCTGATTGATAACCACCAGGGCTGCGTGTTCCAGTTCGAGATTACCGCGGACATCATGCGGCCCGAGGTCCTGGATTTTCTGGCCCAGAACGCTCCTCCCGGCGTCTTTAGATTCGAGATTGGCGTGCAGTCAACCAATGACGAGACCAACGAGCTGGTCAAACGCCGCCAGAATTTCACGAAGCTATCGCGTACGGTGATGAAGATTAAGGCCAGCGGCAATATCGATCAGCATCTCGATTTAATTGCCGGACTGCCCATGGAGGATTATTCCACTTTCCGTAAAACCTTCAACGATGTATTTGCCATGGAGCCGGAGGAGCTGCAGCTTGGGTTCCTGAAAATGCTGCGCGGCACCGGTCTGCGTGCCCAGGCAGCCAAATATGACTATACCTATATGGAACATGCCCCGTATGAGATTCTCAGCAGCCATGTGATGCCGTTCTCCGATATTATCCGGCTCAAACGGCTGGAGGATGTGCTGGAGAAATACTGGAACAGCCATCGGCTCGACCATACTGTAAAATACCTGATCCGCCATGTGTTCCAGTCGCCGTTTGATTTCTTTCAGGAATTCGGGGATTACTGGGAAGATCGGGGCTGGCAGAAGATCGGCCACCAGCTGGAGGATTTGTTCACCCGTCTGCATGCCTTCCTTACAGATCGCGGGACAGATGCCATGAATATCATTACCGGGCTGATGAAGCTTGATTATTTCCTGGGGCACAAATATAAGCCGCGCAAAATCTGGTGGGATGTCTTGCTGGATAAAGCGGATTGGTCCAAACATATGAAGGATATCGCTGCTCATCCGGGATTGATATCCCCGCAGCTGGCGGAGGCCGGATACAGTGAACGTGAACTGCAGAAGTTCATGATGCTGGAAGTGCTGCCTTTCCGTTTGGAGACGGTACTGGATTCGATCAGCGGCCTGCGGGCCGATGAAGGATTGGCTGATGCAGAAGCGAATACAGAACCGAATGTGGAGATGAGTGGTGTGTCTGGCAATATCGGTGAAGCGAACGCAGCAGCGGCGGCCGTAGCGGTAAATGACAGGGCCACGGCTGTGGCCGAAGCTGAGGCAGGAGTGGGAGGAAACACGCTGCTGATTGTGCTGTACCAGCAGGACGACAGCCAGCGGGCACAGTATTATACACTGCCTTTGTAG
- a CDS encoding GNAT family N-acetyltransferase — translation MSNQPPVRLTLYEEKLREELLAFQLPAEQAEFTGLPEETIDGALQDEGKVPVVIVAGEKPVGFFILHTGAGIADFYNHWSEALLLRAFLVDYASQGQGFAKAAMALLPGFVRIHFPAVREVVLAVNERNLPAGNLYLRAGFRDYGLRRSGAKGSQMILQYSLEEFSAGSGGGMNNGDGCGSG, via the coding sequence ATGAGCAATCAACCACCGGTCAGATTGACTTTGTATGAAGAGAAGCTGCGGGAAGAGCTGCTGGCGTTTCAGCTTCCTGCGGAGCAGGCGGAATTCACTGGCTTGCCTGAGGAGACTATAGATGGTGCCTTGCAGGACGAGGGGAAGGTTCCGGTTGTTATTGTTGCTGGAGAAAAGCCGGTGGGATTCTTCATCCTGCATACCGGAGCGGGTATCGCCGACTTCTACAACCATTGGTCTGAAGCGTTGCTGCTGCGTGCGTTCCTTGTTGACTATGCCAGCCAGGGACAAGGGTTTGCCAAGGCTGCAATGGCTTTGCTGCCGGGTTTTGTCCGTATTCATTTTCCGGCAGTCCGTGAGGTGGTGCTGGCTGTGAATGAGCGCAATCTCCCGGCAGGAAATCTCTATCTGCGTGCTGGTTTTCGGGATTACGGTCTGCGCAGGAGCGGTGCAAAAGGATCGCAGATGATTCTGCAGTATTCGCTTGAGGAATTCAGCGCAGGTTCTGGCGGGGGCATGAACAACGGGGACGGCTGCGGGAGCGGCTAA
- a CDS encoding serine aminopeptidase domain-containing protein — translation MQENSFTMTDPLGVNIHVYEWLPEPEAPVRGIVQIAHGMCETAARYTRFALALTGAGYAVYANDHRGHGKTAGKVNLLGDTGENGFYWMRRDMLQLAGIASSRHEGLPIFLLAHSMSSFLAQKLMCEHGNEIYTGFILSGTNGPRNMLRAGETLAGMQFRLQGALHRSVMLNGLVFGPYNRSFSPVRTAFDWLSSDTQEVDRYIADPFCGAICTTRFFRDFFRLLREIQSRETLLTLCKNKPVYLFSGAKDPVGMQGQGVLRLASIYKEQGLGDVEYRLYPEGRHEMLNEVNHNEVTADVLDWLVRHLPAESLLQSNAI, via the coding sequence ATGCAGGAAAACAGCTTTACAATGACCGATCCCCTCGGCGTGAATATTCATGTGTACGAATGGCTGCCGGAGCCAGAAGCTCCGGTCAGGGGCATCGTGCAAATTGCACATGGCATGTGTGAGACGGCTGCACGTTATACCCGCTTCGCATTAGCGCTCACCGGGGCCGGATATGCAGTTTATGCCAATGATCACCGTGGGCACGGCAAAACTGCCGGGAAGGTCAACCTGCTTGGCGATACCGGGGAGAACGGATTCTACTGGATGCGGCGCGATATGCTCCAGCTTGCCGGGATTGCCTCTTCCCGGCATGAAGGTCTGCCGATCTTCCTGCTCGCCCACAGCATGAGCTCCTTCCTGGCACAGAAGCTGATGTGTGAGCATGGCAATGAAATATACACCGGCTTTATTCTCAGCGGCACCAATGGTCCGCGCAATATGCTGAGAGCCGGGGAAACACTGGCCGGGATGCAGTTCAGACTGCAGGGAGCCCTTCATCGCAGCGTAATGCTGAACGGCCTCGTATTCGGCCCTTACAACCGTTCCTTCTCTCCGGTAAGAACGGCTTTTGACTGGCTGAGCAGTGACACGCAGGAGGTGGACCGTTACATCGCCGATCCTTTCTGCGGTGCGATCTGCACCACCCGCTTCTTCCGGGATTTCTTCCGGCTGCTGCGCGAAATCCAGTCCCGCGAAACACTGCTGACATTATGCAAGAATAAGCCAGTGTATCTGTTCTCCGGGGCCAAGGACCCTGTGGGCATGCAGGGACAAGGTGTGCTGCGATTGGCCAGCATCTACAAGGAGCAAGGATTAGGCGATGTGGAGTACAGGCTGTATCCGGAAGGCAGACATGAAATGCTGAACGAAGTGAATCATAACGAGGTCACAGCCGACGTGTTAGACTGGCTGGTCCGGCACCTCCCTGCCGAGTCTCTGCTTCAATCGAATGCAATATAA
- a CDS encoding type I phosphomannose isomerase catalytic subunit yields the protein MTKPYPLKFQPEFKERVWGGRALEKFGLELPEGHIGEGWMIADHPNGTSSVVNGELAGQGLDQIREQFGQEWFGSKGISEEGGRFPLLIKLLDCNDNLSVQVHPTDDYEGLPKGELGKTEMWYVLDAKPGAKIIYGLKENVTRETLRDALENGTVMDSLQEITVSAGDSFYIPAGTVHALCAGVVVAEIQQNSDTTYRIYDYDRPGLDGKPRELHIEDSLNVTAYEGAGATSMKTDGAVPGEWLQIASSPYFIVEKGLVNGQWELATTPDSFTILVICEGSGHLTWEGGSQPYAAGECYLLPATLGSYGIEGHSTVLRSYLP from the coding sequence ATGACAAAACCATATCCTTTAAAATTTCAGCCGGAGTTTAAAGAACGCGTCTGGGGCGGCCGCGCACTGGAGAAATTCGGGCTCGAACTGCCGGAGGGCCATATTGGCGAAGGCTGGATGATCGCCGATCACCCGAACGGCACCTCTTCCGTCGTAAACGGCGAACTCGCCGGACAGGGGCTCGATCAAATCCGTGAGCAGTTTGGACAGGAATGGTTCGGCAGCAAAGGCATCAGCGAAGAAGGCGGAAGATTCCCCCTGCTGATCAAGCTGCTGGACTGCAATGATAACCTTTCCGTGCAAGTGCATCCTACAGATGACTATGAAGGATTGCCGAAGGGTGAACTGGGCAAGACAGAAATGTGGTACGTGCTGGACGCCAAGCCGGGTGCCAAGATCATTTACGGCCTGAAAGAAAATGTCACCAGGGAAACACTGCGTGATGCACTGGAGAATGGAACCGTTATGGACAGTCTTCAGGAGATTACCGTCTCTGCCGGGGATTCCTTCTATATTCCTGCGGGCACCGTTCACGCTCTCTGCGCAGGAGTCGTTGTTGCCGAAATCCAGCAAAACTCTGACACTACATACCGGATTTATGATTATGACCGTCCGGGACTGGACGGCAAGCCGCGTGAGCTTCATATTGAGGATTCATTGAATGTAACCGCCTATGAAGGTGCGGGGGCCACCTCGATGAAGACAGACGGCGCCGTTCCCGGGGAATGGCTGCAAATCGCCTCCTCTCCTTATTTCATCGTTGAAAAAGGCCTCGTAAACGGACAATGGGAGCTTGCCACGACTCCGGACAGCTTCACCATTCTCGTCATCTGCGAAGGCAGCGGACACCTGACGTGGGAGGGCGGTTCCCAGCCTTATGCCGCAGGAGAATGTTATCTGCTTCCGGCAACCCTTGGCTCTTACGGAATCGAAGGCCACTCTACCGTGCTACGTTCTTATTTGCCCTAA
- a CDS encoding tRNA (mnm(5)s(2)U34)-methyltransferase, with amino-acid sequence MGFMSVLSFAHKLTAERLLSGGRAIDATVGTGADTLFLAKAAGPRGGVYGFDIQPAALKLAEERLRLAREEAPSALSPVTLLERSHAAMADAVPPEWRGTVSAVMFNLGYLPSGDADKTIITEPESTLAALEAALSLVRPGGIVTAVLYPGHDGGDREASAVESWAAGLAQQEAQSIVYRQLQRSSAPYVVAVEKKKGTEA; translated from the coding sequence ATGGGCTTTATGTCCGTCCTTAGCTTTGCTCATAAATTAACCGCCGAACGCCTATTGTCCGGCGGCAGAGCCATTGACGCCACCGTGGGCACCGGTGCCGATACGCTGTTCCTCGCCAAGGCGGCCGGGCCGCGAGGCGGGGTGTACGGCTTCGACATTCAGCCTGCGGCGCTGAAGCTTGCGGAAGAGCGCCTGCGGCTGGCCCGGGAGGAAGCGCCGTCAGCGCTTTCTCCCGTGACGCTGCTGGAGCGCAGCCATGCAGCGATGGCGGATGCCGTTCCGCCGGAGTGGCGCGGAACGGTGTCGGCGGTGATGTTCAACCTCGGCTACCTGCCTTCCGGCGATGCCGACAAGACCATCATCACCGAGCCGGAGAGCACGCTGGCCGCCTTGGAGGCCGCGCTCTCGCTGGTGCGCCCGGGCGGCATCGTCACGGCGGTGCTCTACCCGGGCCATGACGGCGGAGACCGCGAAGCCTCCGCCGTAGAGTCATGGGCGGCAGGGCTTGCCCAGCAGGAGGCGCAGAGCATTGTGTACCGCCAGCTGCAGCGGTCTTCTGCTCCCTACGTAGTAGCCGTAGAGAAGAAAAAAGGAACTGAAGCCTAA
- a CDS encoding TIGR01212 family radical SAM protein (This family includes YhcC from E. coli K-12, an uncharacterized radical SAM protein.) codes for MSLLETSSPLLWGDKRFHTWNYEMREQMDTKVFKVMLDAGFTCPNRDGSIAKGGCTFCSARGSGDFAGSRRDDLVTQFNNVRDRQHLKWPNAKYIGYFQAYTNTYAPVEELREYYEVILQQPGVVGLAIATRPDCLPDDVVEYLAELNQRTYLWVEMGLQTIHDSTSELINRAHDTKCYVEAVEKLRRHGIRVCTHIIHGLPQETHEMMLETVSAVARMGVQGIKIHLLHLMRKTPMVKQYEAGLLRFLEQDEYVKLIADSLEILPPEMIVHRLTGDAPRDLLIGPMWSLKKWEVLNAIDDELVARDTWQGKYWRKS; via the coding sequence TTGAGTCTTCTAGAGACCTCTTCTCCACTGCTGTGGGGAGATAAACGATTTCATACCTGGAACTACGAAATGCGCGAACAGATGGATACCAAGGTATTCAAAGTAATGCTCGACGCCGGTTTTACCTGCCCTAACCGTGACGGCTCTATCGCCAAAGGAGGCTGCACCTTCTGCAGCGCCAGAGGATCAGGCGATTTCGCCGGAAGCCGCCGCGATGATCTGGTTACCCAGTTCAACAATGTGCGCGACAGACAGCATCTGAAATGGCCGAATGCAAAGTATATCGGTTATTTCCAGGCCTACACCAATACGTACGCTCCGGTCGAGGAGCTGAGAGAATATTATGAAGTGATTCTGCAGCAGCCGGGTGTGGTCGGACTTGCCATCGCCACACGTCCGGATTGCCTGCCGGATGATGTCGTCGAATATCTCGCCGAGCTGAACCAGCGTACGTACCTGTGGGTGGAGATGGGTCTGCAGACCATTCATGATTCCACTTCCGAACTGATCAACCGCGCCCATGATACCAAGTGTTATGTCGAGGCTGTCGAGAAGCTGCGCCGTCACGGCATCCGCGTCTGTACCCATATTATCCACGGGCTTCCGCAGGAAACTCATGAAATGATGCTGGAAACTGTTTCGGCTGTTGCCCGCATGGGTGTTCAGGGCATCAAAATCCATCTGCTGCATCTCATGCGCAAAACGCCGATGGTCAAGCAATATGAGGCCGGCCTCCTGCGGTTTTTGGAGCAGGACGAATATGTCAAGCTGATCGCCGACTCGCTGGAAATCCTGCCGCCGGAGATGATTGTTCATCGTCTGACCGGGGATGCCCCGCGCGATCTGCTGATCGGGCCTATGTGGAGCCTTAAGAAATGGGAAGTGCTGAACGCAATTGATGATGAGCTGGTTGCACGCGACACCTGGCAGGGTAAGTACTGGAGGAAGAGCTAA
- the trmB gene encoding tRNA (guanosine(46)-N7)-methyltransferase TrmB → MRLRGRKGIRESLEEQTDLVILDPRSLKGRWSELFGNDHPIHVEFGMGKGQFISQMSFKYPDINFIGVDMYDELIRRAAEKARLVWEPAGHETPPNLRVALANINYAEEVFAPGELERIYLNFSDPWPKSKHARRRLTHPRFLDKYRGLLSPLGEIHLKTDSRSLFEFSLNAFADYGLQMKNISLDLHADGVINEEHVMTEYETKFYGRGVNIQRCEAIVGAEALERYQAARLDKYRL, encoded by the coding sequence ATGCGTTTACGCGGAAGAAAAGGAATACGTGAAAGCCTGGAGGAACAGACCGATCTGGTAATCCTCGATCCACGCAGCCTCAAGGGGCGGTGGTCTGAATTGTTCGGCAACGATCATCCGATTCATGTGGAATTCGGAATGGGCAAAGGACAGTTCATTAGTCAAATGAGCTTCAAATATCCCGATATTAATTTTATCGGCGTTGATATGTACGATGAATTGATCCGCCGCGCGGCTGAGAAAGCCCGTTTGGTGTGGGAGCCGGCAGGACATGAGACGCCGCCTAACCTTAGAGTGGCACTCGCCAATATTAACTACGCGGAGGAAGTGTTTGCTCCAGGAGAGCTGGAACGTATCTATCTGAACTTCAGCGATCCCTGGCCGAAGAGCAAGCATGCCCGCCGCCGCCTGACGCATCCGCGTTTTCTTGACAAATACCGCGGGTTACTCAGTCCGTTGGGGGAAATTCATCTGAAGACGGATTCCCGGAGCCTGTTTGAGTTCTCCCTTAATGCGTTTGCCGACTATGGGCTGCAAATGAAGAATATCTCTCTTGACCTGCATGCGGACGGTGTCATTAATGAGGAGCATGTCATGACGGAATATGAGACCAAATTTTACGGCCGTGGCGTTAATATCCAGCGCTGCGAAGCGATTGTCGGGGCAGAGGCGCTGGAGCGGTATCAGGCCGCCCGGCTGGATAAATACCGGCTGTAG